In one Synechococcales cyanobacterium T60_A2020_003 genomic region, the following are encoded:
- a CDS encoding phage holin family protein yields the protein MTAFIISIIVTAISLLIISKLPTGVEVDNPFIALIAGGIIGAFSGLCGIFPQWFRTTTAVLSLGLVPLIGSIIVFGLSAWLIEGFRLRWGIGSAIIGAIALAIINSFLFFILRQTGLVTV from the coding sequence ATGACCGCCTTTATCATCAGCATCATTGTCACCGCCATTAGTCTGCTGATTATCTCAAAATTGCCAACGGGTGTTGAGGTTGATAATCCCTTCATTGCTTTGATTGCAGGTGGCATTATTGGCGCATTTAGTGGGCTGTGCGGCATTTTTCCCCAGTGGTTTAGAACAACAACTGCCGTTCTCAGTTTAGGACTTGTGCCTCTGATTGGCAGCATCATCGTTTTTGGACTTTCGGCTTGGCTCATTGAAGGATTTCGTCTGCGCTGGGGGATTGGGAGTGCCATTATTGGCGCGATCGCCCTTGCAATCATTAACTCTTTCCTATTCTTTATTCTGCGCCAAACTGGGCTGGTAACCGTTTAA